The Macrobrachium nipponense isolate FS-2020 chromosome 1, ASM1510439v2, whole genome shotgun sequence genome includes a window with the following:
- the LOC135219391 gene encoding uncharacterized protein LOC135219391, which translates to MAFISFAKVALLYATAFASVELCIGFGYPDLLAMNATCPPKDTCKIVGKGPRLDESSNWKYRNCFCDDLCSKHGDCCLDANAYVAEEQAKTVDDYECVKLTQFGSLYMMGECLPGWSDPVIAERCTGPLEKGSDPLLEMPVTSLETYVTYKNYFCAVCNNDTSSYEIWKARLECPTLEQYQKVHKNLTMEFVLHEITYKDMNWGLHVHDEGGYVFHNCYVYPVMPVTVTHMVRPCVQDVIKTCPLTWIDEKVEDLCLSYTAVRYKFDQPYRNIHCALCNGVDLESTFCINREFFREFFLDSFNNQSFALLLDFKDRTGGNIVGSTTTCQLGEVFDPFFKKCRRVICGKSSQEYRFGRCVDMELPKLVSTEVTTTATTLGTQPPVANKTRLSVPNKPELSTVSQVNKSNNTAYSILDSPINPIINSSAFNTNVSSNTNETVSVILSTESPLLITTAVVDSKVKPMLNGSDVKPMLNESDERAEVRKIPSDANDDFGENVTPSIPNDLSTNLINTSSEAEIDNGTTPAWFLPCEKFFLPKEEYVVGENGTVVVEKYQRTYEPNEYELSEGGILVCIIRTETEKFSSIMGWVTLGGLGLSCVCLLLHLIAFLIVPELRNLSGKNLSSLCLVLLGAFSSFILSTFGEPGGKECFILAIFMYYFFLSSFFWVNIMAFDVWRTLSLATTELRVSAGGQCCKFMVYVVYGWLFPATVVIGVLLLDIIRPEFLPDQYYPAFGEYWCWFGHRKALLVFFAAPLMTIMVLNIILFILSARIIANTMESTAKMTSCAPYQSQFKLYMRLALLMGLTWISGIVAGYLQVEAIWYIFVLLNTLQGVFIFLAFTCTRKVWHTIRCGCCRRIGKNRSWVCRSYSSSKQGLQSTNSNTSNLSQTLSPTSPFSANAQNSSS; encoded by the coding sequence ATGGCATTTATTAGTTTTGCAAAGGTAGCATTGCTGTATGCAACAGCATTTGCCTCAGTCGAGTTGTGCATTGGCTTTGGATACCCTGATTTATTAGCCATGAATGCAACGTGCCCTCCAAAAGACACTTGTAAAATTGTTGGTAAAGGACCTCGTCTTGATGAATCCAGTAACTGGAAATACAGAAACTGTTTCTGTGACGACTTGTGCTCCAAGCATGGAGACTGTTGCCTTGATGCTAATGCATATGTAGCCGAAGAACAAGCAAAGACTGTGGATGATTATGAGTGTGTAAAACTGACTCAGTTCGGTTCTCTGTATATGATGGGGGAATGTCTCCCAGGTTGGAGTGATCCAGTAATTGCTGAACGATGCACAGGCCCATTAGAAAAGGGTAGTGATCCTCTTTTGGAAATGCCTGTCACAAGCTTAGAAACTTACGTgacttataaaaattatttttgtgcaGTTTGCAACAATGACACAAGTTCCTATGAAATTTGGAAAGCCCGTCTTGAGTGTCCAACTCTAGAACAGTACCAGAAGGTACACAAGAACTTAACTATGGAATTTGTGCTACATGAAATTACTTATAAAGATATGAATTGGGGTTTGCATGTTCATGATGAGGGAGGTTATGTGTTTCACAACTGTTATGTTTACCCAGTTATGCCTGTGACTGTAACTCATATGGTTCGGCCCTGCGTTCAGGATGTGATTAAAACTTGTCCATTGACGTGGATAGATGAAAAAGTTGAAGATCTCTGCTTATCTTATACAGCAGTAAGGTATAAGTTTGATCAACCATATAGAAATATTCATTGTGCACTTTGTAATGGTGTTGATTTGGAGTCAACATTTTGCATAAATAGAGAATTTTTCAGGGAGTTCTTCTTAGATTCATTTAATAATCAGTCTTTTGCATTGCTACTGGATTTTAAAGACAGAACAGGTGGCAATATAGTTGGATCTACCACAACTTGTCAATTAGGGGAGGTTTTTGATCCATTTTTCAAGAAATGTAGAAGGGTTATTTGTGGGAAAAGTAGTCAAGAATATAGGTTTGGTCGTTGTGTCGACATGGAGCTTCCAAAGCTGGTTAGTACTGAGGTAACCACAACTGCTACAACCTTAGGTACACAACCTCCAGTTGCTAATAAAACTAGACTTTCAGTCCCAAATAAACCAGAATTAAGCACAGTTTCTCAAGTaaacaaatctaacaacacagcTTATTCCATTCTTGACAGCCCAATTAATCCCATTATTAATAGCTCAGCCTTTAATACCAATGTGTCATCAAATACTAATGAAACAGTGTCTGTAATTTTAAGCACTGAATCACCACTGCTCATCACAACAGCTGTTGTAGATTCCAAAGTAAAGCCTATGCTGAATGGAAGTGATGTAAAACCTATGCTAAATGAAAGTGATGAAAGGGCGGAAGTTAGGAAAATTCCTTCAGATGCTAATGATGATTTTGGAGAAAATGTCACTCCATCAATTCCCAATGATTTAAGTACCAATTTGATTAACACTTCATCCGAGGCTGAAATTGACAATGGTACTACACCTGCTTGGTTTCTGCCCTGCGAGAAGTTTTTCTTGCCAAAAGAAGAGTACGTTGTGGGTGAGAATGGAACTGTAGTAGTTGAAAAATACCAACGTACTTACGAACCAAATGAATATGAGCTTAGTGAGGGTGGAATTTTAGTGTGTATAATTCGGACTGAAACGGAAAAATTTTCAAGCATAATGGGATGGGTAACCCTTGGTGGTCTTGGGCTTTCCTGCGTATGCCTTTTGCTCCACCTTATCGCATTCTTGATTGTACCAGAACTACGGAACCTTTCTGGAAAAAACCTTTCCTCTCTCTGTTTAGTTCTCCTTGGTGCCTTCTCCTCCTTTATTCTGAGTACATTTGGAGAACCAGGTGGAAAAGAATGTTTCATTTTGGCAATCTTTATGTATTACttctttttgtcttcatttttttggGTAAACATAATGGCATTTGATGTTTGGAGAACATTAAGTTTAGCTACTACTGAACTTAGAGTTAGTGCAGGAGGTCAGTGCTGTAAGTTTATGGTTTATGTTGTTTATGGATGGCTATTTCCAGCAACTGTAGTAATTGGTGTGTTGCTGTTGGATATAATAAGGCCTGAATTTTTGCCTGACCAATATTACCCAGCTTTTGGCGAATACTGGTGCTGGTTTGGTCATCGTAAAGCTCTGCTAGTGTTTTTTGCAGCTCCATTGATGACTATAATGGTGCTGAATATCATCTTGTTTATTTTGTCTGCACGTATTATAGCAAACACAATGGAGTCCACAGCAAAAATGACGAGTTGCGCTCCCTACCAGAGTCAGTTCAAGCTGTATATGCGTTTAGCATTGTTGATGGGATTGACATGGATAAGTGGTATTGTAGCAGGATATTTACAGGTAGAAGCCATTTGGTACATTTTTGTACTGCTGAATACACTGCAAGGAGTATTTATCTTCTTGGCATTTACTTGCACAAGAAAAGTCTGGCATACAATTCGTTGTGGTTGCTGTAGACGGATAGGAAAGAACAGATCTTGGGTTTGTAGGAGTTATTCGTCTAGTAAACAGGGACTTCAGTCAACCAATTCCAACACATCAAACCTGTCTCAGACATTATCTCCCACCTCTCCATTTTCTGCAAATGCTCAGAATTCTTCTAGTTAA